From Candidatus Hoaglandella endobia, a single genomic window includes:
- the murE gene encoding UDP-N-acetylmuramoyl-L-alanyl-D-glutamate--2,6-diaminopimelate ligase: MNDRNLRELLAPWVPEAPDQVLREMTLDSRTAATGDVFIAVAGHKTDGRRYILQAISQGVAAVVAQSEDDTEEVKISILHGVPVIYLRRLNELLSVLAGRFYGEPSRTLHLIGVTGTNGKTTTTHLLAQWTHLLGKVSAVMGTVGKGIIGQINNTAATNTTGSPVEIQQLLASLKNQGASLAAIEVSSHGLVQHRVSHLHFAAAVFTNLSIDHLDYHCDMVQYEAAKWRLFNELDVVQRIINADDATGRRWLEQLPQAVAVSISGDLPTLWKGNWLCADKVHYHAHGTEISFRSSWGTGLLYSQLVGEFNVNNLLLALATLLALDYPLPALLATTSNLQSVCGRMEIFHVDRQPTVLVDYAHTPDALEKALKAARLHCHGKLWCVFGCGGDRDKVKRPLMGAIAEKYADQVIITDDNPRNEVSQDIINDILSGLLDADGAQTISGRTEAVTSAIMQAAPTDLILVAGKGHENYQIIGQQRLHYSDRTTVACLLGEK, translated from the coding sequence GTGAACGATCGTAATTTGCGTGAGTTACTAGCCCCCTGGGTGCCTGAAGCTCCAGATCAAGTGTTGAGGGAAATGACGCTAGACAGCCGTACCGCAGCTACAGGCGATGTGTTTATAGCCGTCGCCGGTCATAAGACGGACGGACGGCGCTATATTCTTCAGGCTATCTCGCAAGGAGTTGCTGCTGTTGTTGCACAATCAGAAGATGATACCGAAGAAGTTAAAATTAGTATTTTGCACGGCGTGCCGGTTATTTATCTCCGTCGGCTGAATGAGCTTCTTTCAGTGTTAGCAGGCCGATTTTATGGCGAACCTTCCCGCACATTACACTTAATTGGCGTGACCGGAACCAACGGTAAAACCACGACTACCCATCTATTAGCTCAATGGACGCATCTGTTAGGCAAAGTAAGCGCAGTCATGGGCACCGTGGGAAAAGGTATTATTGGGCAGATTAATAATACAGCAGCAACTAATACCACTGGTTCACCTGTAGAAATTCAACAGTTGCTTGCTAGTTTAAAAAACCAGGGTGCTAGTTTAGCGGCAATAGAAGTATCGTCCCACGGTCTGGTGCAACATCGGGTTAGCCATTTGCATTTTGCTGCCGCGGTTTTTACCAATCTAAGTATCGATCATTTGGATTACCATTGTGATATGGTGCAGTACGAAGCGGCAAAATGGCGTTTATTTAACGAGTTGGATGTTGTCCAGCGTATTATAAATGCCGACGACGCAACCGGTAGGCGCTGGTTAGAACAACTACCACAGGCGGTAGCAGTATCAATCAGTGGCGATTTACCTACTTTATGGAAAGGAAACTGGCTCTGTGCCGATAAGGTACATTATCACGCGCACGGCACGGAAATTTCATTCCGTTCAAGTTGGGGTACAGGATTACTATATAGCCAATTAGTAGGCGAATTCAACGTTAACAATTTACTTTTAGCGCTAGCAACATTGCTGGCACTAGATTATCCGCTACCTGCTTTACTGGCTACTACTAGCAATCTGCAGTCAGTATGCGGTCGGATGGAAATATTTCATGTTGATAGACAACCAACAGTATTGGTAGATTACGCTCATACTCCTGATGCGCTGGAAAAAGCGCTTAAGGCGGCTAGGTTACATTGCCACGGTAAACTATGGTGCGTATTCGGCTGCGGAGGCGATCGTGATAAGGTAAAACGACCACTTATGGGTGCTATTGCCGAAAAGTATGCTGATCAGGTAATCATTACTGACGATAACCCCCGCAATGAAGTGTCGCAGGATATCATAAACGATATTCTAAGCGGCCTACTGGATGCGGACGGCGCGCAGACGATCTCTGGTCGTACTGAAGCTGTGACCAGTGCTATCATGCAAGCTGCCCCTACAGATTTGATACTTGTAGCAGGCAAAGGCCATGAAAATTATCAAATTATTGGCCAACAGCGGCTGCATTACTCCGACCGCACTACTGTCGCATGTCTATTAGGAGAGAAGTAA
- the ftsI gene encoding peptidoglycan glycosyltransferase FtsI — protein sequence MTVVTRTIKKMKHQEIKISFVSWRFALLCCFILLALFGLILRVAYLQVINSQLLVHEGDMRSLRVQQVSTARGMISDRAGRPLAVSVPVNAIWADLKELKDQGGINFDSRWKALSGALSIPLGQLYSRLKKANPEGRFIYLARQINPTISDYINKLKLPGIYLRQESRRYYPTTQITAHLIGITNIDSQGIEGIEKSFNQWLTGYPGERTIRKDRFDRVIEDISSVNSQEAHNLVLSIDARLQNLVYRKLNDGVAFNKAKSGTAVLVDVNTGEVLAMANSPSYNPNNLTGTTIDMMRNRAITDSFEPGSTVKPMVIMTAMQRGVVKKNSVLNTLPYMINSHYIKDVSRYAELTVTGILQKSSNVGVSKLAAAMPSSALVETYSRFGLGKTTNLGLIGESRGLLPKKQRWSDMERAAFSYGYGLMVTPLQLARVYAIIGGMGMLRPLSITRVDMPVAGKRLFPEPLVRTVVHMMESVTLPAGGTTNTPPIKGYRIAIKTGTAKKLGQNGNYINKYIAYTAGVAPASNPRFALVVVINDPKGGKYYGGTVSAPVFSSIMGGILRSVNIEPDALPHTKEKTSIVINKLKAKRDIR from the coding sequence ATGACAGTCGTCACACGCACAATAAAAAAGATGAAGCATCAGGAGATTAAGATCAGCTTTGTTAGCTGGCGTTTTGCATTGCTGTGCTGTTTTATTCTGCTCGCGCTATTTGGGTTGATACTGCGGGTTGCTTATTTACAAGTTATTAATTCACAACTACTGGTACACGAAGGTGATATGCGTTCCTTACGCGTACAGCAGGTATCTACTGCACGCGGTATGATCAGTGATCGTGCCGGTCGACCATTAGCAGTTAGTGTACCAGTTAACGCTATTTGGGCCGATTTAAAAGAACTTAAAGATCAAGGAGGTATCAACTTCGACAGTCGCTGGAAGGCTCTTTCCGGCGCTCTTTCCATCCCCCTAGGCCAGCTATACTCGCGCCTTAAGAAGGCAAATCCTGAAGGGCGTTTTATTTATTTAGCACGCCAGATAAATCCTACTATTAGCGATTATATCAACAAACTTAAACTGCCCGGTATCTACTTACGTCAGGAGTCACGTCGTTATTATCCTACTACCCAAATAACAGCACATCTTATTGGTATTACTAATATTGATAGTCAAGGAATAGAGGGCATTGAAAAGAGTTTCAACCAGTGGTTGACTGGTTATCCAGGCGAACGCACGATACGTAAAGATCGCTTTGATCGTGTCATCGAGGATATCTCTTCTGTAAATAGTCAGGAGGCACACAATCTAGTATTAAGTATCGATGCAAGACTACAAAATTTAGTGTATAGAAAACTTAATGATGGGGTGGCTTTTAATAAAGCCAAATCGGGCACTGCAGTATTAGTTGATGTCAATACCGGAGAAGTTCTAGCTATGGCTAATAGTCCCTCTTATAACCCTAATAATCTTACCGGTACCACTATAGATATGATGCGTAACCGCGCTATTACTGATAGTTTCGAACCAGGTTCAACGGTAAAACCGATGGTAATAATGACCGCTATGCAACGCGGAGTAGTAAAAAAAAATAGTGTACTTAATACGCTACCATACATGATTAATAGTCATTACATTAAGGATGTATCGCGTTATGCTGAGTTGACTGTAACCGGTATTTTACAAAAATCTAGTAATGTAGGAGTATCTAAATTAGCGGCAGCAATGCCGTCCTCAGCACTGGTAGAAACTTACTCACGTTTTGGATTAGGTAAAACAACTAATTTGGGATTAATCGGGGAAAGTCGTGGTTTATTACCCAAAAAACAACGTTGGTCAGATATGGAAAGGGCTGCCTTCTCTTACGGTTACGGTTTAATGGTAACGCCGTTACAGTTAGCACGAGTATATGCCATCATTGGCGGGATGGGTATGTTGCGCCCGTTGTCTATTACCCGGGTCGATATGCCAGTAGCAGGAAAGAGGTTGTTCCCTGAACCGCTGGTGCGTACCGTGGTCCATATGATGGAAAGCGTGACATTGCCTGCAGGGGGCACCACCAATACCCCCCCCATAAAAGGCTATCGCATCGCGATTAAGACTGGTACCGCTAAAAAATTAGGCCAGAACGGCAACTACATCAATAAATATATTGCTTATACTGCCGGTGTTGCGCCGGCAAGTAACCCACGTTTTGCACTGGTGGTTGTGATAAATGATCCTAAGGGCGGCAAATACTATGGAGGAACAGTATCTGCGCCGGTGTTTAGCTCCATCATGGGTGGTATTCTGCGCTCAGTGAATATTGAGCCAGATGCTCTGCCGCATACTAAAGAAAAAACTAGCATAGTTATTAATAAGCTAAAAGCTAAAAGAGATATCAGGTGA
- the ftsL gene encoding cell division protein FtsL: MIGNKRHRLTSIIGSDLLRYDKLPLLLLISVLISAILVITTTYQTRRLTAEREQIGLEQNLLDIEWRNLILEENTLGGHSGIEHIATEQLKMQYVDQSKEHIVVQP; encoded by the coding sequence ATGATTGGTAATAAACGACATAGACTTACCTCTATAATAGGTAGTGACTTACTAAGATACGATAAATTACCGCTGCTGCTGTTGATCTCAGTGTTAATTTCTGCAATTTTGGTAATAACAACTACTTATCAGACCCGCCGACTGACTGCCGAGCGGGAACAGATAGGGCTAGAGCAAAATTTGTTAGATATCGAATGGCGAAATTTGATTTTGGAAGAAAATACGCTAGGAGGTCACAGCGGCATAGAGCATATCGCAACTGAGCAACTAAAAATGCAGTATGTAGATCAGTCGAAAGAACATATTGTGGTTCAACCGTAA
- the rsmH gene encoding 16S rRNA (cytosine(1402)-N(4))-methyltransferase RsmH, whose product MNYKHTTVLLDKAVNYLNIRPDSIYLDGTFGRGGHSRLILSNLNDKGRLFAIDRDPEAIDAARAIKDPRFTIIHGPFSAISDYMNQWNLLGSIKGIIFDLGVSSPQIEDPRRGFSFMCDGPLDMRMDNTRGQSAAQWLVQASTEDIAWVLKTFGEERFAKRIAKAIFLQNQQQPITRTRELAALVANASPFQDKHKHPATRTFQAIRIYINSELEEIKQALNGALEVLAPGGRLSVISFHSLEDRLVKHFIRQHSSWPQVPVGLSLTEIQIAQLYPNKRILKAVGKMHPSAQEINDNPRARSSVLRCAEKLAL is encoded by the coding sequence ATGAATTATAAACATACTACCGTATTACTGGATAAAGCGGTTAATTATCTAAATATTCGACCAGACAGCATATATCTTGATGGAACCTTCGGACGCGGCGGTCACTCCCGTTTGATTTTATCAAATCTTAATGATAAAGGGCGATTGTTTGCTATCGACAGAGATCCAGAAGCTATCGATGCAGCGCGGGCTATAAAAGATCCGCGTTTTACTATTATTCATGGACCATTCTCTGCCATTTCTGATTACATGAACCAATGGAATTTGTTGGGAAGTATCAAAGGAATTATATTTGATTTGGGCGTGTCATCACCGCAGATTGAAGATCCGCGGCGCGGTTTTTCATTTATGTGTGATGGGCCATTAGATATGCGTATGGATAATACGCGCGGTCAGTCGGCTGCACAATGGTTGGTACAAGCGAGCACAGAAGATATTGCTTGGGTGTTAAAAACATTCGGAGAGGAGCGCTTTGCTAAACGCATCGCGAAAGCTATTTTTCTACAAAATCAGCAGCAACCGATAACACGTACCCGCGAACTTGCAGCGTTAGTTGCCAATGCTAGCCCGTTTCAAGACAAGCATAAACATCCGGCTACGCGCACTTTCCAGGCCATCCGTATTTATATAAATAGCGAGCTAGAAGAGATTAAACAGGCGCTAAATGGCGCATTAGAAGTATTAGCACCCGGTGGTAGGTTATCTGTGATAAGCTTCCATTCATTAGAAGATAGATTAGTAAAACATTTTATCCGCCAGCACAGTAGCTGGCCGCAGGTACCTGTTGGATTATCGCTTACAGAAATCCAAATAGCACAGCTGTATCCGAATAAAAGGATACTAAAAGCAGTAGGGAAAATGCATCCTTCGGCGCAGGAGATAAATGATAACCCGCGTGCACGTAGTTCGGTGTTACGCTGTGCTGAAAAACTGGCTTTATGA
- the leuB gene encoding 3-isopropylmalate dehydrogenase — MSRTYHISVLPGDGIGPEIMAQAYKIIEAVRQRFAVNITTKEYDVGGAAIEIHGSPLPVGTISGCEKSDAILFGSVGGPKWEHLPAAQQPERGALLPLRKHFKLFSNLRPARLYPALSKFCPLRADIANRGFDILCVRELTGGIYFGHPKGREGTGHNEHAFDTEIYYQFEIERIARIAFEAARKRRCKVTSIDKANVLQTSIFWREVVNTIANNYPDVTLSNLYIDNATMQLIKDPSQFDVILCSNLFGDILSDECAMITGSMGMLPSASLNEQGFGLYEPAGGSAPDIAGKNLANPVAQILSTAMLLRYSLGLDEAAEAIELAVNQALEAGHRTADLASNGKIVGTSDMGDIIAALIC; from the coding sequence ATGAGCAGGACTTACCACATTTCAGTTTTACCAGGCGACGGTATTGGCCCGGAAATTATGGCGCAAGCTTACAAAATCATTGAAGCGGTGCGGCAACGTTTTGCCGTAAACATCACAACAAAAGAATATGATGTTGGCGGAGCGGCCATAGAAATCCATGGAAGTCCGCTGCCCGTTGGTACTATTTCTGGTTGCGAAAAATCAGATGCAATCCTGTTCGGCTCGGTAGGTGGCCCGAAATGGGAGCATTTACCAGCGGCACAACAACCGGAGCGCGGCGCGCTATTGCCGCTACGTAAACACTTTAAATTATTTTCTAATTTACGTCCGGCGCGACTCTATCCAGCGCTATCAAAATTTTGTCCACTGCGGGCCGATATAGCCAATCGAGGCTTCGATATTTTATGCGTACGTGAATTGACTGGCGGTATTTACTTTGGCCATCCAAAAGGCCGAGAAGGTACCGGACATAATGAGCATGCGTTTGATACAGAAATTTATTACCAGTTTGAAATTGAACGTATTGCGCGCATCGCTTTCGAAGCAGCACGTAAACGACGCTGTAAAGTTACCTCAATTGATAAAGCTAATGTGCTGCAAACCTCAATTTTTTGGCGCGAAGTGGTGAACACTATAGCAAACAATTACCCGGACGTGACACTATCTAATTTATATATAGATAACGCCACCATGCAGTTAATTAAAGATCCATCTCAGTTCGACGTGATACTATGCTCCAATCTTTTCGGCGATATTCTCTCTGACGAATGCGCCATGATAACTGGATCAATGGGGATGCTACCATCGGCTAGTCTGAACGAACAAGGCTTTGGTCTGTATGAGCCTGCTGGTGGTTCAGCGCCAGATATCGCCGGTAAGAATCTTGCAAATCCGGTAGCGCAAATACTGTCTACAGCAATGCTGCTGCGCTACAGTCTAGGACTAGACGAAGCCGCTGAAGCTATTGAGCTAGCGGTAAATCAGGCTCTGGAAGCAGGTCACCGCACTGCAGATCTTGCCAGTAACGGAAAAATTGTAGGAACTAGCGACATGGGCGATATTATCGCCGCCTTAATCTGTTAA
- the leuC gene encoding 3-isopropylmalate dehydratase large subunit, translated as MGKSLYQKLYDAHVVYEAKNETPILYIDRHLVHEVTSPQAFDGLRAQGRTVRQPEKTFATMDHNVSTQTKDINACGKMARIQMQELIKNCAEFGVQLYDLNHPYQGIVHVIGPEQGMTLPGMTIVCGDSHTSTHGAFGALAFGIGTSEVEHVLATQTLKQGKAKSMKVDVTSKPAPGITAKDIVLSIIGRIGSAGGTSHVIEFSGEAVSALSMEGRMTLCNMAIEMGAKAGLVAPDEKTYEYLQNRQFAPKGKDWHQALLYWSTLKSDVDAQFDTLFTLDARDIAPQVTWGTNPGQVIAVNQVIPSPESFSDLVERNSAAKALAYMDLQPGIRLTDVTIDKAFIGSCTNSRIEDLRAAAAVALGRHVAPGVQAIVVPGSGPVKKQAEAEGLDKIFLEAGFEWRLPGCSMCLAMNNDRLNPGERCASTSNRNFEGRQGRGGRTHLLSPAMAAAAAVAGRFADIRDLN; from the coding sequence ATGGGTAAATCTTTATATCAAAAACTATATGATGCACACGTGGTCTATGAGGCTAAGAACGAAACTCCGATTCTGTATATTGATCGCCATTTAGTACACGAGGTTACTTCTCCCCAAGCGTTCGATGGTTTACGCGCTCAGGGACGCACAGTCAGGCAGCCAGAAAAAACTTTTGCCACAATGGATCATAATGTATCTACCCAAACCAAAGACATCAATGCTTGCGGCAAAATGGCTCGTATTCAGATGCAAGAACTTATAAAAAACTGCGCTGAATTCGGAGTGCAGCTATATGACCTAAATCATCCTTACCAAGGTATTGTGCACGTCATAGGCCCTGAGCAGGGCATGACGCTGCCTGGTATGACCATCGTCTGCGGCGATTCACATACTTCTACCCATGGCGCGTTTGGCGCGCTGGCGTTCGGTATTGGTACCTCAGAAGTCGAGCATGTTTTGGCGACGCAAACTCTCAAACAGGGTAAGGCCAAGTCAATGAAAGTTGACGTAACCAGTAAACCTGCACCTGGTATAACTGCTAAAGATATTGTGCTATCGATCATCGGTAGAATTGGCTCTGCAGGCGGCACTAGCCATGTTATAGAATTTAGCGGCGAAGCAGTGAGCGCGCTTAGTATGGAGGGCCGTATGACGCTTTGTAATATGGCGATCGAAATGGGTGCTAAAGCAGGCCTAGTAGCGCCGGACGAAAAGACATACGAATATCTGCAGAATAGACAATTTGCCCCCAAAGGAAAAGATTGGCACCAGGCATTGTTATATTGGAGTACGCTAAAATCAGATGTTGACGCACAATTTGACACATTATTTACGCTGGATGCTCGCGATATTGCACCCCAAGTTACTTGGGGGACCAATCCTGGTCAGGTTATTGCTGTTAACCAGGTCATTCCGTCACCGGAATCGTTCAGTGACCTAGTGGAGCGTAATTCAGCTGCAAAGGCGTTGGCGTATATGGATTTACAGCCAGGTATTCGTCTGACTGATGTAACTATCGATAAGGCTTTTATCGGCTCTTGTACGAACTCACGTATCGAAGATTTGCGCGCCGCCGCCGCTGTTGCCCTTGGTAGACATGTTGCCCCTGGAGTGCAGGCCATTGTGGTACCAGGATCAGGCCCGGTAAAAAAGCAAGCGGAGGCTGAAGGGCTGGACAAAATCTTTCTAGAAGCTGGTTTTGAATGGCGCTTGCCCGGCTGTTCAATGTGTTTAGCAATGAATAACGACCGTCTTAATCCAGGTGAGCGCTGTGCTTCAACTAGTAACCGTAACTTTGAAGGTCGTCAGGGCCGTGGCGGGCGTACCCATTTATTGAGCCCGGCAATGGCTGCAGCTGCGGCAGTAGCAGGCCGTTTCGCCGATATTCGTGATTTAAATTAA
- the leuD gene encoding 3-isopropylmalate dehydratase small subunit — translation MAKKFNQHTGIVVPLDNANVDTDAIIPKQFLQKMTRSGFGQHLFNDWRFLDAAGQQPNPDFVLNQPCYRGASILLTRENFGCGSSREHAPWALTDYGFHAVIAPSFADIFYSNSLNNQLLPITLQEEEVDELFALVKDHAGMTFTINLEKQQVLAGNKVYSFEIDSFSRHCMINGLDSIGLTMMHEDAISQYEKCQSAFLN, via the coding sequence ATGGCTAAAAAATTTAATCAACATACTGGCATCGTAGTGCCGTTAGACAACGCGAACGTGGATACTGATGCTATAATTCCCAAGCAATTCCTACAAAAAATGACCCGCAGTGGTTTTGGTCAGCATTTATTTAACGACTGGCGTTTTCTAGATGCTGCTGGACAGCAGCCTAATCCAGATTTTGTGCTTAATCAGCCGTGCTATCGCGGTGCTAGTATTTTGTTAACTCGTGAAAACTTCGGGTGTGGCTCTTCGCGAGAGCACGCACCTTGGGCATTAACTGATTATGGTTTTCATGCGGTGATAGCCCCGAGTTTTGCTGATATTTTTTATAGTAATAGTTTAAACAATCAATTGCTACCTATTACGCTGCAAGAAGAAGAAGTAGATGAGCTTTTTGCGCTAGTTAAAGATCACGCAGGCATGACTTTTACTATCAATCTGGAAAAACAGCAGGTGCTAGCCGGCAATAAAGTCTATTCGTTTGAGATAGATAGTTTTAGTCGCCACTGCATGATCAATGGCCTAGACAGCATCGGTTTAACTATGATGCATGAAGACGCGATCAGTCAGTATGAAAAATGCCAGTCAGCGTTTTTAAACTGA
- the traT gene encoding complement resistance protein TraT has translation MMINKSIVAALVISIMLFLSGCSAMNTAIKKRNLEVKTKMSETIFLEPSSNRTVYLQIKNTSDKDMSALQSKISHALRMKGYKIVKMPSTAHYWIQANVLKADKIELRDAQGCLQSGFESSSSLTGMAIGAGIAGYNNNSIGAVLGVGLVAGLAGTVADALIEDINYTMITDVQIAERIINCTKVQTLNKTTLRQGALGNKVHTSIETGNQHNKYQTRIVSIANKVNLKFDEAKPVLEDQLAQSIVGLL, from the coding sequence ATGATGATAAATAAAAGTATTGTGGCAGCTCTAGTTATCAGTATTATGCTTTTTTTATCCGGTTGTAGTGCTATGAATACAGCAATCAAGAAACGTAATCTAGAAGTAAAAACTAAGATGAGTGAAACCATTTTTCTTGAGCCATCTAGTAATCGGACCGTGTATCTGCAAATTAAAAATACCTCTGATAAGGATATGAGCGCTTTGCAAAGCAAGATATCTCATGCTTTACGTATGAAGGGGTATAAAATAGTAAAGATGCCAAGTACGGCACACTACTGGATTCAAGCGAATGTGCTTAAGGCGGATAAAATAGAATTGAGGGATGCTCAAGGCTGTTTGCAAAGTGGTTTTGAAAGTAGTAGTAGCTTAACAGGAATGGCTATAGGAGCTGGTATAGCCGGCTATAATAATAATTCTATAGGTGCAGTATTAGGTGTAGGACTGGTAGCTGGACTAGCTGGAACTGTAGCAGATGCCCTTATTGAAGATATTAATTATACAATGATTACTGATGTACAGATTGCTGAACGCATAATAAATTGTACTAAGGTACAAACATTAAACAAGACAACCCTAAGACAGGGGGCTTTAGGAAATAAAGTACATACTAGCATAGAGACAGGTAATCAGCATAATAAATATCAGACTCGCATTGTTTCTATTGCTAATAAAGTTAATCTAAAATTTGATGAAGCTAAGCCTGTACTTGAAGATCAGTTAGCCCAATCTATAGTTGGGCTTCTTTAA